Proteins from a genomic interval of Methanomicrobia archaeon:
- a CDS encoding aminopeptidase P family protein, with protein MARESAHRDEVQKPLLMLSESLRNADMYYATRFLAGDPFIYLAVPQGQDQKELLVVSQMEYERARKESRVHDVRSSLDYGTNLKWDEVLIKLLRDEGVTAAAVPRTFYLGTAETLRTNGIDVVPQEEIPITKQREIKTDQEVQYIIKAQQACEFALAQALAIIKQARVGKDRVLWYNGAVLTAERVRAIIEHALIDAGCSSNGDLPIVSCGKQASDPHYSGRGPLLPDEPIIIDIFPRLKTERYFADMTRTVVYGEPDPEIRAMYDAVLAAQNAALARVTAGVSCRDVHFTVCELFEARGYGTIRTGAKRGFIHSTGHGVGLNVHENPSVSDNEYVLQQGNVIAIEPGLYEPDVGGVRLEDLVLVHESGCRNLTTFAKQLVL; from the coding sequence ATGGCCCGTGAATCGGCGCATCGGGACGAAGTGCAGAAGCCGCTACTCATGCTCAGTGAGAGCCTGCGGAATGCGGATATGTACTATGCCACGCGCTTTCTAGCGGGCGACCCTTTCATCTATCTCGCCGTGCCGCAGGGCCAGGACCAAAAAGAGCTGCTCGTTGTCTCTCAAATGGAGTATGAGCGTGCGCGAAAAGAGTCCCGCGTGCACGACGTCCGGTCTTCGCTCGACTACGGCACGAATCTCAAATGGGATGAGGTCCTCATAAAGCTCCTCAGAGACGAGGGTGTGACGGCCGCGGCGGTACCCAGAACGTTCTATCTCGGTACCGCCGAGACGCTGCGGACGAACGGGATAGACGTGGTTCCTCAGGAAGAGATTCCGATAACGAAGCAGCGCGAGATCAAAACAGATCAGGAAGTGCAGTACATCATAAAAGCGCAACAAGCGTGCGAATTTGCGCTGGCTCAGGCGCTTGCGATCATCAAACAGGCCAGGGTCGGGAAGGACCGCGTCTTGTGGTATAACGGCGCGGTGCTTACTGCGGAACGGGTCAGGGCGATCATCGAGCACGCGCTGATCGACGCAGGCTGCAGTTCCAACGGCGACCTGCCGATCGTATCGTGCGGAAAACAGGCTTCGGATCCTCACTATTCCGGTCGCGGGCCGCTCCTACCTGATGAACCGATCATCATTGATATTTTCCCGCGCTTGAAGACTGAACGCTATTTCGCCGATATGACGAGAACGGTCGTCTACGGCGAGCCTGACCCGGAGATCAGAGCGATGTACGACGCGGTGCTGGCGGCACAGAACGCTGCACTGGCACGCGTCACGGCGGGCGTTTCCTGTCGAGACGTTCATTTCACCGTTTGCGAGCTCTTCGAGGCCCGGGGGTATGGCACGATCCGAACAGGAGCTAAACGTGGGTTTATTCATTCTACCGGGCATGGTGTCGGGCTCAATGTGCACGAAAACCCCAGCGTTAGTGATAACGAGTACGTTCTGCAGCAAGGGAATGTGATCGCCATCGAGCCGGGCTTGTACGAGCCTGACGTCGGGGGCGTTCGACTCGAGGATCTGGTGCTCGTGCATGAGAGCGGCTGTAGGAACCTGACAACGTTCGCGAAACAGCTCGTGCTCTGA
- a CDS encoding DUF2117 domain-containing protein, giving the protein MTRLGLLVHGPEAVDEGEVERAFVTLQGHGFELEAALGGISGKTAVIDAGLQHMIDITKDMRPSEVLGDFLSHGIDFVILVNHAKTDESGLRLGEGILGNFVRTGGRPEELSFVQLEYCNRRCIRWLLKPGDDALYGELRELFSEFTELVPPKRESRCRRSAGLVYREIRGVEPGEKIVLNGVIIGTVSRDCRDSCVTLIAKEGRVVGLEGGVLIEHNLAKLPPVDLEDELIKSAFVIRRTAPKQVECAGTFGTGKRKKKACFLCTVEKLFPKLEDADATVEIVVTVGDDTTSIAGDILKRFGVRLIGLTDGDADGLITGIERGDLEEYTKFLPEGSMIIRLQSETDDVIGEQVKSAIFNGRDELELQGDVDQQFEVMKRRILELAGDKLVGVLSSESRDAE; this is encoded by the coding sequence ATGACGCGCCTCGGATTGCTCGTGCACGGACCAGAAGCAGTAGATGAAGGCGAGGTGGAGCGAGCATTTGTGACCTTGCAAGGTCATGGCTTTGAGCTTGAAGCGGCACTGGGCGGGATCTCCGGTAAAACGGCGGTCATTGACGCGGGATTACAGCATATGATCGATATCACCAAGGATATGCGCCCCTCGGAGGTGCTGGGCGATTTCCTGAGTCACGGCATCGACTTCGTCATACTGGTCAATCATGCGAAGACCGATGAGAGCGGCCTCAGGCTCGGCGAAGGCATCCTGGGTAATTTCGTGCGCACCGGGGGGCGGCCCGAAGAGCTCTCCTTCGTGCAACTGGAATACTGTAACCGGCGTTGCATACGGTGGCTGCTCAAGCCAGGGGATGATGCCCTGTACGGTGAGCTGCGTGAGCTCTTCAGTGAGTTCACCGAGCTCGTGCCCCCGAAGCGGGAATCGCGCTGCAGGAGGTCGGCCGGCCTCGTCTACCGTGAGATACGGGGTGTGGAGCCCGGTGAGAAGATCGTGCTCAACGGTGTTATCATCGGGACGGTCTCGCGCGACTGTCGCGATAGCTGCGTAACGCTGATTGCGAAAGAGGGCCGAGTGGTGGGGCTCGAAGGGGGCGTGCTGATCGAGCACAATCTTGCGAAGTTACCGCCGGTGGATCTGGAAGATGAGCTGATAAAATCTGCGTTCGTGATCAGGCGTACAGCGCCGAAGCAGGTGGAATGCGCGGGTACGTTCGGCACGGGAAAGCGAAAGAAGAAAGCGTGCTTCCTCTGCACGGTTGAGAAGCTGTTTCCGAAGCTCGAGGATGCGGATGCGACTGTTGAGATCGTGGTTACAGTCGGTGACGATACGACGAGCATCGCCGGTGATATTTTGAAGCGTTTTGGTGTTCGCTTGATTGGACTCACGGATGGCGATGCGGACGGTCTGATCACGGGCATCGAGCGCGGCGATCTGGAGGAGTACACCAAATTTCTTCCGGAGGGCTCGATGATCATCCGCTTGCAGTCGGAGACTGACGACGTGATCGGCGAGCAGGTGAAGTCGGCGATTTTTAACGGTCGCGACGAGCTCGAGCTGCAGGGCGACGTTGACCAGCAGTTCGAGGTAATGAAACGGCGGATACTGGAACTCGCAGGAGATAAACTCGTTGGCGTATTGTCTTCGGAGTCCCGCGATGCCGAGTAA
- a CDS encoding CBS domain-containing protein, with translation MAVEMLEVGDVMTPNVITEDEEASATKLSKEMELGNIGSIVITKAGKPVGIVTDRDIALKVCARKRNPSEVRAREIMSSPLITIERDASLEHACELIAAKGVRRLPVIDGEELVGIVSVRNILTRSPTYVHKLYPSE, from the coding sequence ATGGCAGTTGAGATGTTAGAGGTTGGAGACGTGATGACCCCAAACGTCATTACAGAAGATGAAGAGGCATCGGCCACCAAACTCTCGAAGGAGATGGAGCTTGGGAATATCGGGAGCATTGTGATAACCAAAGCGGGCAAGCCTGTTGGCATTGTCACCGATCGTGATATAGCGCTCAAGGTCTGTGCCCGGAAACGGAATCCGTCGGAGGTACGAGCGCGCGAGATCATGTCCTCGCCGCTGATCACCATTGAGCGGGACGCGTCCTTGGAGCATGCGTGCGAGCTGATCGCGGCAAAGGGTGTGCGCAGGTTACCAGTGATTGATGGTGAAGAACTCGTCGGGATTGTGAGCGTGCGGAATATACTGACCCGAAGTCCAACCTACGTGCATAAACTATATCCCTCGGAATGA
- a CDS encoding CBS domain-containing protein, which produces MNVRDIMSRPVITEDEETLVTKIAEDMVELGIGSVVITSAGKPVGIITERDIALKALLKNKRASEVKAKEIMSSPLTTIEPDLSVEEACKLAAKRRIKRLPVVENDRVVGIVSIRDLLTRKPEYVREFYF; this is translated from the coding sequence ATGAACGTTCGGGATATAATGAGCCGTCCGGTAATCACGGAAGATGAAGAGACCCTTGTCACGAAGATAGCGGAGGATATGGTGGAGTTGGGTATCGGGAGTGTCGTGATCACCAGTGCGGGAAAACCGGTGGGGATCATTACGGAACGAGATATCGCGTTGAAGGCGTTGCTGAAGAATAAGCGAGCAAGCGAGGTGAAAGCGAAGGAGATCATGTCGTCTCCGCTGACGACCATCGAGCCGGATCTCTCGGTCGAGGAGGCCTGCAAGCTCGCAGCCAAGCGGCGGATAAAACGCCTGCCGGTGGTTGAGAATGATCGCGTGGTTGGAATCGTGAGTATTCGGGATCTCTTAACGCGGAAACCGGAATACGTGCGTGAATTCTACTTCTAA
- a CDS encoding adenylosuccinate synthetase: protein MPATILVGGFFGDEGKGKIISYLATHDQPEIVARGGVGPNAGHTVIVKGKRYALRMTPSGFVQESARILIGAGVLVDPRVLLEEIETLKIRDRVGVDRRCGIIELEHIDADRSDAHLKGTIGSTGTGCGPANVARVSRKGRLAKDVPELQAFLTDVPLEVNTALDAGRGVLIEGTQGFGISLLYGTYPFVTSKDTSASQMAADVGIGPTRVDDVVIVFKSFPTRVGEGPFETQMSEERAAELQIEEYGTVTHRKRRIGAWDGKMARYSAMINGATMVALTGVDKLDPAVKGATERDELSAKVNEFVALVEKDVGVPVKLISTGPELSEIVDLR, encoded by the coding sequence ATGCCAGCAACAATTTTAGTCGGTGGTTTTTTTGGTGATGAGGGTAAAGGGAAGATCATCTCGTATCTTGCCACGCATGACCAGCCGGAGATCGTTGCCCGTGGTGGCGTCGGGCCCAATGCGGGGCATACAGTCATTGTAAAAGGTAAACGATACGCATTACGGATGACACCGTCGGGATTCGTGCAGGAGAGCGCGCGGATTCTTATCGGTGCCGGCGTCCTGGTAGATCCGCGCGTGCTCCTGGAAGAGATCGAGACGTTGAAGATACGGGACCGTGTCGGCGTGGATCGGCGGTGTGGAATCATCGAGCTGGAGCACATCGACGCGGACCGGAGCGACGCGCACCTGAAGGGCACCATCGGCTCAACAGGGACCGGCTGCGGGCCCGCGAATGTCGCCCGCGTCTCCCGCAAGGGCAGACTGGCGAAGGACGTCCCGGAGCTGCAGGCGTTCCTGACCGACGTGCCGCTTGAGGTGAATACCGCGCTCGATGCGGGCAGAGGCGTGCTGATCGAGGGCACACAGGGCTTTGGCATCTCGTTGCTCTACGGCACCTACCCGTTCGTTACCTCGAAGGACACGAGCGCATCACAGATGGCCGCGGATGTTGGCATCGGCCCCACCCGTGTGGATGATGTGGTCATTGTTTTCAAGTCGTTCCCGACACGGGTAGGTGAAGGGCCGTTCGAGACGCAGATGAGCGAAGAGCGAGCGGCCGAATTGCAGATAGAGGAGTACGGCACGGTAACGCACCGCAAGCGCCGTATCGGTGCATGGGACGGCAAGATGGCACGATACTCCGCGATGATCAACGGCGCGACCATGGTGGCTCTGACCGGGGTTGACAAGCTGGATCCAGCGGTGAAGGGCGCGACGGAGCGCGACGAGCTGAGTGCTAAAGTGAATGAGTTCGTCGCTCTGGTGGAAAAGGACGTTGGCGTGCCCGTGAAATTGATCTCGACCGGTCCGGAGCTCTCGGAGATCGTGGATCTACGGTAG